In Asterias rubens chromosome 17, eAstRub1.3, whole genome shotgun sequence, the genomic window tacgtagttttttgagaaagaagtaatttctcactaaaatatttgaattgagtacgagacctcagctgaggcctcgaattcaagcatctgaaagcacacaacttgtgcaaccaTTGAGtcaaattcacaggtttgttattttgtgcaaagtgagaagattggtctttgaaaataaccaacgttgtccagtgctttaaagccattggaccctttcggtaaaaaaaaaaaccttttggtaaaacaatataaattctcgttagcgagaattacggatttattttaaacacatgtcatgacacggcgaaacgcgcggaaacaaaagtgggttttcccgttattttctcccgactccgatgaccgattgagcctaaattttcacaggtttgttgttttatatataagttgtaatacacgaagtgtgggacttggacaatactgttaaccgaaagtgtataatggctttaaagctctcaagaacattattttcccgagaaaaaaatatcactcACAAAATggggacattttgaaaaatgacattttatttcatataattGAATGTTAAGTAAAATATaagttgtttttgttcgtttgaaaataattgtaCTTATTAAAGATAGATattatgaaatgttttcaaaggttCTACAGCTCAAAAGTTATGGAGCGATTTATTTTGTCTTGCCGAGATGATAAAGGTTGAGTTTAAAAACCAGTGGAGTAAAACTTATTAATAAACAAAGTTTCGTGTGGTAGTTTTGCATTTTGAAGCAGTTCGAACTTAAACACACATTGTCACTATTCCAAATAACAAATATGACACTTTTTTGTAGAAACCAGGCACTTCCCCGATACCCTAACCTCCTGAAAACTACaagaaactacaaataaatagtaaacttgccggGACAACGATGTTTACACCTCTTTGGttgaagtgttggctctgaaaagagccggcgTGGTCTCGAAGTTTCGAAAAGTATACCTTTTCTCCCGAAGACGAAAAGAGTATAGACCTAATAAACATACTGTCaccatattggtcatgttccccgtttccataacagtaatgaatgctaacattgcgcaaacatggcaccagactagtATTTCGTTCAGCCTCAATTTtggttaggccgtgtccgaattggtggctatggctgcggctacgaccgttgccagggatgttgctaagggcgtcctataaTTCAATGACGCGGCGATCAAGCCGTAGCCGTAgtcgtagccgccaattcggatccggCCTTACAATAatttggaatggagtaaaatcaagatggtcaCACCGTGATAAAAGGtctatactgtttgaaacatcgagaccacaccggttcttttcagagccaacaatccCACAATGAGATGTATATACATGGCTGCACCCGCAATAgtttactataggttttctcggtcaaattcggtaaatgagcagtcaatttaattttcatgcgttcgaattaaaactGCAGTAATGTTTTTATTCGAATTCGattttgtaataaaaacatTACACCCAAGGTGTAAAGTCAAGATTGAATACCGGGCCTATTATCTGGTCCAAAGCTGGCGTCATCtggttcattttttaatatgtatagacgatgtgacctatgcttacattcaaaccgccctctgttgataaaacactgtatacgtcatgtttcacCGGGCAAAAAGtcgcgtagtcatagtaagattgcatacactttctagctgtctgccaaaacacaaaggttttgcccggcggtatgcgcgcgaatcatgttatggtttacgagtggcgtcagaggtcacatcgtctatagtctTTACTTTGGTAGAATTCCCAGAAATTACCACATCCcataaagacactgtacacacgtttggtaatattgtcaaagttgCAGTGCTCTCACttttgtgtatcccatcataagcataaaatatcaaacctgtgtaaattttggctcaattattggtcatcgaaggtgcGTGAAAACcctgaaaaaacacccttgttggacgaatttgtgtgctttcagttaggaataaaagacttctagctagaagtcttttaatattctagtgagaaattacccatttaccaaaaactacgttacttgagagggagtcgtttcccacaatgttttatacttccaacagctctccaatgctcgttgtcaagtcagtttttaagttaatatttgatttgagtaagtaccaaacgtgtaccttccctataaaccaaagaaacaaaacaaacacatgttTCAACTAAGAGCAACACcaacttattttatttacaatttacattaTTCACAAACGAGAAGGAACCCAGTGCTCCTTCCCCGGTAAATGAAAACACGATGCAAGTGAAcaattccattttgtttttgcagtaaAATAGACAAGGGCACACTGCCTTCGGATTTGGCACTTTGTGCTTTAAAATAATATGGTTGGTAAGATTATATAGTTAAAATTAGaataataatgatccacacaaaatatgcctcgaaattttgtgattttccttttactttgtgaactaattAATAAGGTCCGCCATGTCGCGCCATTTTGTAGaaacaaagttttgactccacaaaatacTGGACCGTGTGAGTTAagaagtaaatggaaaaccacacaataaaATTGTGAAGGATATTCATATTTTTAATTacatttctacttttaaaacatctttccaaacatTCAGCTCACATAAATGCTTCGCTTTTTATAGCCCAAATCGCCCAATCCGAAGGTAATGAGCTCTTTAATACGCAGTTTGTAAACCGAATGCATTGCTCTCGCAAACGTGTCACGATTGATGATTCCAAagaaaagttaatggcctgacgtttcgaccctatagcagagtctttcttgatgGTCTTCAAGACAGAATCTGTACATGGTCGAAACGCCGGTCCGTTAACTTTTTGTTCTCATACCATAATATGGTACTTTTGGTTGATAAGCACTTTGCAGCAACTAAATTTATTTTCTGATTGACGATTCCATCTACACATCCAAACTGTGAGGTCTtggtcaagaaaaaaaacattctaaaaattaaaaacaacaagaaaaaaaacatcaattattttaatggCAAATCTTATCGGCGAGGTGGTCTCTAAAATCAGCGGTGTGGGCTGTCTAAAGTTGAATGGAACGGAacaactattggtaattattactcaaaataattgttagcataaaaccgtacttggtaacgagtaatggggagaagttgatagtagttgaagttttgaggtctcgaaatcaaccatctaaacgcacacaacttcatgtgacaagggcgttttttctttcattattatctcgcaactttgacgaccgattgagctaaaattttcacagttttaatattgtatgcatatgttgacatacaccaagtgagaagactggtctttgacaattaccaaaggtatccacaATACAGTTCAGAACAGCCAATGATAGTCCTATATGCTGGTGATATAATGTTCAatgtaaacaaagacaaatatgACAAAAAAAAGTCTTATATTTTAAAAGTCATTGTCCACAGTGCAGGAACGAGTTAATTTTAAAGTCAACATATTTTTTCCCCAACAGTTTCTGCGTCCGCATACAAAGTAAACTACAAttgcttggcccaatttcataaagctaagcagaaaatactgcttgaaaagTTTCTTTGCTAGGCAAAACTCAGTGGGGCACCAGGCATAAACATATAAAATTAATGTGATTTTGGCtagttttgtgtgcttagcaagtttttgtgcttacgggcTTTCTGAAATAATGTTGGGCATTATGAAACTGTTCAGCCGTCATCCATAGGCTCATCAGATTGAAAGAGTGACTTCGATAGTTTGGTTTGCACGGCAACGACACACCGTGGTAACCCCGTATAGTTCCTCCATGCCGAGACCGATCAGACACTGGGGGCGATAAGGCGACCATCACGACCCGTCTCAAGGCAGAATCCTGGGTGGCGCACCGGGCGCTTGCAGACTGCGCGGTAACCCTTTCCACACGGCCGATCATCCCAGGTTTTGCTTCCGGTTGTACATGCACAAACGGGTTTTCCTTCGCCTTTATTGCCATCTGGTTGGTTTATTCCCCAATTCTGAAAGCCACTTGACTCCCCTCCGAAGAGACAAGTCCAGTTTCCATCCATGTCCAAGTCGCTACAGCCAAGCCACATATCTACTCTGGGCTCAAAGAATCCCCAGATGTAATAGTTTTCGGCTTTAGAGTTCGGCACAGCAAGGGTTGCTTGTAACTCGGTACAAGTAAGATTAGCTTTCGACCATGGCTTACCGGGAAGCCCTGCATAGCAAGACTCGCCAAATTCTTGCCATCCAGGCGGGCAGATCGCAGCCAAACGACGGCAGCAGAATACGGCCAGAACAATGAGGGAAACACCGGAGATTTTCATGGTGATTATTGCAGCACGCTGTCCGTAATGTTTGGTGTGCCTAAGCTGCTGTAAATTTGACACCAGTTGCTCTGATCAAACTTGGCACTGATATTGAGGCAAGATTGATTGCCACTCGCTTTttatatgcaaaaaaaaaggaagaaataaaAGATTAATCAGGCACACGCAAACCCTCAAGCCAAACGAAGGCCAACAATTACTAGTGTGACCAATTTAATCAAGGCATACAAGAAGTGAAGGTTTAAAGGTGCAGTTTTAAAAGCTGCGTTCCCTTTTTACAATTTGTCTTGCAAAAACTGGACAATGGCCCGAAGTTTCGACCCCAGAGTCTTTCTTTAAGGATGAAATGAAATATTGCGAACTTTATATACTAATAATTTttatgaatatatatatatatttataattttaaGTCTGTTTAAGTAGTGCAATTAGACGCGCATAACACGGCCGATGAACaatgtgttttcttttgaaGTGCAAAATGGATTCCTCTGGCCCCTCAAAAATAATCGCGACTGCACCTTTAAGACAACCTTGTTCCGATTCTTAATTAATTGGCGGTTCGTCTATAATGAGTTTGCAGCGTGAGAGGTGCTTTtaaaaaaggcactggatacgtttgTTAGTTACTCAAATTCATTgtcagcacaaaaccttacttggtaacgtgcaagGCTAGTCTTGACTCTTTGTGAATGAAATCCACcccattgcctttaagtttgcAATTACATTTTACGTATCATCGACTAACTACAATATAACGAAAGGGTGGTATACCGAATAAGGTCAGTAAATTGTTACTCGTGCGataataaatttaatttaaacaaactaACACGTGACTTGGACCAAGTTTTATAATTTTCCAAGCAACTAGATGCATTCGAGTCCATCTGTTTGGATAAGGGTTTTGTTTTTACGAAAAACGTAACACAAAACATATAGTTACTGGCCCGACGTTTCGCCCCTAGCAGACTCTTCCTGAAGGCTAAAACATtaccacaaaattcaatttTCTGACGTCACAAAGCGCGTTTGTTTCAGCTGGGGTCGTTTTGATTGGCTGACCGTTGAGGTAAATTGTAATgtatttaaaaactatttattattttgttcatgtaatGATTTGGTATTTTAAGGTTTTATAAGAGTTCATACTAATGATTGTTAATGATAATTTATATAGTCGGGTTGGTACTGTATGGATGGATTTTACTAAGCGTCACCACACATTAtgaaaactcccgggtcagaattgacccggattttgGTCCCAGGGTGCCACACCtttttctgggtcagtttgacccggagTCCGTGTCAATGTGTGCTGAATCCGAGTCAAAATCAAcggttttaaacaaatttctgGTCACAATGACATGGATTTCGGGTCACATTGACATcgattccgggtcaaacagacccagaaatgggtctggccccctgggacacgaatccgggtcaattctgacccgggagttttaaGAGTGTAGTACCAATGATGTACACAATGCAAAAGTGCATACGTGTACACGCTACGCACACAGCTCTTAGCCAATTAGCCATgtaacgtcacagcccgagtgttagccaacccaggttggaaaactatggaaagccatgatGCAAAtcatctgtttttacgattgTGTGTTTTACAACATTCGGCCGTctatgccaaccaaggcggtttgtttatcaaccaAAGGAAGGTCTATAGAGTATCTTTCCCTTGCCCCTGTCTAAATCCAACTGGGGGCACTGTGTGGATTGGGTGTTCAGTCCCTTCCTGGCTGCATGGGTTTTTCCTGTAATAATTATCTGGGGGTTTCCCCCACATCGGCATGTATAAGGTTACCATGGAACATCgactagtggttgacaaaaATAATGGTCGCTACTCGAATATTCCCCTTGTCTTCCCTTCATTGGGTCATTGGGCCAGATcaataaaaactagcatttgcttttactagTCTTTTACTTACatccttataaataaaagtaagccttaatattgctagtaattggtcgaactagtaggtaaaatcaatgcttgagggactcttcttattgagatgtaaataaaaccgacattttactATTACCTGATAGTTTCACAAGATACTGGGCCGTATAAAGGCCAGCATTAACAAAATGTCGATAAGTttaagatcaggcatgagaatctgctcaaatctctataaataaccttttactggaaaaacaccatttactTGAACGGAACAGTAAGTGGTCAGAGAAAAGCACAATAGCGGGGTATTCAGGAGTATAACAATAGAGGCATGGACTCGCAGATCAATAGCGATTAACTGAAATGCAGGCGGGGCAGTTTCCACTTAGTCAAGTGTTTGATGGCGGCAGTGGCTATATGAGGAAACAGCCAGCCTCTCCACGCCAGAGCTCCAGAGATTGGTTCTTTTAGAGCAattaaagtacacaacaaatttataagtaaCATTTACAGGTGGATCATTCGGCCaagggaaaaataaccctttaagcctgtagtccctgcaccgcccgagtttgctgaaaactaatatatcaagattcttgcagttaattactggaatcgtagtccaaattttaaaagatagccacagcttagttttatgcaaaatttgaaccttgatatttgtataaaagtacatgttcgcatgagaacaatgaatgtctctcgttaaacggctacggtaatttttatggcgaataatATTCGTTTgaaaggataaaatggacacaatagcttttcaaggcttttatctgactcaattattatactgattaaatgcgaaggcgtgagttttcgacaatattatcatgaatgatgaataaatacagtttcctttgtgtttattaATGAGCGTCTTGTtggggtaagagctaaattatttcatcatcattagcttcattagcttaataacgactatcgaggattctttttacgttcctttttttctacaaacacaagctagcaaggtttcctcctaccacatacagtatatcgataggcggctgggcggtccagtggctaaaatTAATGGTTAATACTGACGCGATACCGAGCCATATATGCAACACTGTTGCTTAAGTAAAATCTCAAGCTCCTCATgcagtagcttgtaaaaatacaagtaattgctacagtatgttagtaaaatgtcgtttttatttatatgtctataagtgaaaggtaatccagcgagcaaaatgttcatgcctgatcttttacttttcagtcttcttgctaatgctgaacctttaacttgataaattgctagtttttatttatctggCCCATTGGCTAATAGACCTTTATTACGCTGTcacatcttggtcatgttccctgtttccaataacagtaatgaatgctaacattcatggCGCATGGCACCAGGCTATTTTTTGTCCAGCaacagtttggttacaatgagttggaatggaataaaatcaagatggccacaccgtgataaaggtccatacagtgattaagtttgcttcaaCCAGAATCAATGAAATTTCACATGTTTCGTATGATCAAATAAGATTTCAATCTAGaattttgaatctgaaagtCAGCCTTCGGCTTTGGTgctaaaaatgaataaatgaatgtaTTTATGGAATAATACCCAGTAAAATTTCATCACAATAGATGAGTTGCAACACGCGTAactgaccgccatctttgaaaAGTGCACGCAAGAGAGTCacgcgcagcgcgtacacgtGGCACTTTTCACGTGTTAAATCAGGTGGTGGTCAACgacgcgtattgcaacccatctaaTAGGCACTGTTCCACTGCCATGTAAATTCTGCAAGGATATACTTTAGTTTATTGCCTCCCCAATAACCTGAACTGTTGGATCTCTTGTCTAGTTTTACAAGGCAAGATAGATTTAATAAAATTGATATTACCATTACGATGGAAACGCCTTATATCTGCCGCCACACATTCTGCCTGATTAGCTACTGACAATTGCGATCACCAGGCAGCaacataaagacactggacacctttagtaattgtcaaagaccagtcttctcacttggtgtatctaaacattatgcacaaaatattcaaacctgtgaaaatttgaactcaattggtcgtcgaagttgcgagacgaaaaaacaccattgtcacatgaagttgtgtgagatgcttgatttcaagacctcaaaatctaattctgagatctcgaaatcaaattcgtggaaaactacttctttctcgaaaactacgttacttcagagggagccgtttctcacaatgtggtATGCtatctacagctctccattgcttgttaccaagtaaggttttatgctaacaaatattttgagtaattaacaacagtgtccactgcctttaatttagaACACAGTCGCAAAATTTCATCTTCAATGTTTCATAATAATTTTCATATTCGACTAAATTTCTAAGAcccaactaaaaataaatgttggtcTAGCTTTGTTGCGGCATCGTGAACCTCAGTTCGAATCTTatgttaaaggaatattacagaatttgtaagaaaaaaaatcgtctaagatcacagatttacataaaacctaaACGGTCtactgatgatgatagtagaaaacatatccctttaaatatttatgtctgaaatgtcatttttgatgacaaataaataaaactaatttcccgtttggagtttattgctcagtgatagctttattcattttattaattGACTATTTTCTCGCGACTCAGATGGAAAATCGACCTCAAACGTCTACATgcttgtcagtttatgtataaatgGTGGATTATATACAGTGCTTCTGTCATcaactgttttgtaagcaaaacaaaatctacaatgttcctttaagttcagCTAGGGTTTTAGACTGAAGTGTTAAAACTTTTAGTGACTAATTTATGCTCCGTATTTAGATGCCTTTATCTGCAAATGATGTTGTTTCAACAAACCATTTTGAAATAcgcattgaaaaacaaaaccaaaaacacacatttttaaataaaccatatCTAAATGAAGTcatacacattttaaaataaactgaaTTAAAGTCAAACACATCAATTTTCTCAACAGGGGACTTACTGAGGTTGAGAAGTCACCTTGTCTAAATTGACTTTTCTTAGCCAGACGCGTTACTGCAACCTCGGTCCCAGGGGCGATCGATCTCGCCCCACCTTGACCTCACACCACGCGCTGCTTGCTCGTTACCCCTAATTGGTTGGCAGATTAACTGTGCCAGAAATATGGCACAATTAAATTAGGCCGTTGGCCAATCCATTATGAGCGCGATGATGCATATTCTAcaaacttggcccaatttcatagagctgtgcagaaaatattggtcaacgattttctgcttaacagaatcaagcagaataccagtcacacattgtaCAACGTGgctagctggtaaccttttctggaaacctttttttctggcgccaaagagctgctgaagcactgGGAATATGGCTCGTCAAATCTCTGCTTTGCGCAATTTAACATGATACCAGGCACACATTGCCCATGGGAAATggtattggctggtaacctatttttgatAACCAGATTTGCTTGTGCTTAgattctttttgtgcttaagcagctctacgaaattagACCACGGGGTGCTTAGCACtgtgtgcttaaaggaacacgttgccttggatcggtcgagttggtctttgaaaagcgtttgttataatatgcatatgggtagaaagatgctgtatcagtagaatacaatgatccacccaaacatgcctcgaaattgcacggttttccttttacctcgtcgactaacacggtcggccatttatgggagtcaaatttttgactcccataaatggccgactgtgtcagttcgcacagtaaaaggaaaaccacgcagtaccgaggcaaacttgtgtggatcattgtattctacttttaaattatctttccaacatatgcattttataacaaacggttacaaacgctttttttatagaccaactcgttcgatccaaggcaacgtgttcctttaagctataAAACGGAATATTGTGTCGAGTCAAAGAGCAACCGGgcccaatggacccttcccatgaaatatgctaattacatttacgcatgcgtacagaccctattggttggcaaacaccatagagttgtgcactaagcagacgcgcaatcgcgtctgcgtcacgcagcaattagccatgtacaaaacagcgcgatttcccctcattttgccaaccaaaatgttagtgcgcacgcgctgtgtgcaatttacatatttcatgggaagggtctagtTCATAGCTCTGCCTACCGCcgagttctgcgcttacgatcaccattcgcTTACCtgaagtgccgaatttctgtaGAAATTAGtaaagtggagtacgcacgcgcacaagccgAAATTCCCCGCAAACCCATGAAATGTGCTtgacataagcacagaattccctgcttccgaaAGCGCCGATTtgtttgcttacggtaagcagagccacgaatTTGGCCCCTGGTTCCCTGCCATTCTTCTTTGATCTTTTGACATGTCTAACTCGGAGCTGAGTGTTGAGGGTAAATTGCGAGAAACaattcggtttttttttcaacatagCAGACCGTGCTCTGGGATAAAAGTAAAGAAAGCCACACAATTTCAATGGATCTTTATGAAATTCAATATGattctactttgaaaatatctttccaaccatatatattttaaaacgACCGCTTTTTGAGCTTAAAGGGtgtttgtaacttttgtaggacaaaaaacacaatgtccacagatttacactaaacttacacagtttgaagataatgatagtagaaagcttccctgaaaatactacgtgctggaggctgtagttttggggaaatgagtaaaacaatgtcatgaaaataattttcgtctcatgagacgaaaattaatttacccatttacaaacgtattttcatgacattgttaaaaatgttaatactcatttctcaaaaactgcagcacctcattagtaagtaatatttgaaggggagctttccgctatcattatcttccaatcctgtaagtttaatgtaaatctatggacatttt contains:
- the LOC117301683 gene encoding lectin BRA-3-like produces the protein MKISGVSLIVLAVFCCRRLAAICPPGWQEFGESCYAGLPGKPWSKANLTCTELQATLAVPNSKAENYYIWGFFEPRVDMWLGCSDLDMDGNWTCLFGGESSGFQNWGINQPDGNKGEGKPVCACTTGSKTWDDRPCGKGYRAVCKRPVRHPGFCLETGRDGRLIAPSV